The following proteins are encoded in a genomic region of Chiloscyllium plagiosum isolate BGI_BamShark_2017 unplaced genomic scaffold, ASM401019v2 scaf_11265, whole genome shotgun sequence:
- the LOC122547512 gene encoding gastrula zinc finger protein XlCGF49.1-like, whose product MVSLRHLCWTFIGVCTPGSGCSLALCRKGFTQLHHLLAHQCVHTSKNPFICPVCWQGLTQSHHLLPHQRMHTGEKPFSCSVCGKGYIQSYHLMLSFRVHTGEKPFTCPMWSNDFCDSSTLRKHQRIHTKERPFTCPVCGKGFTQSCNLWRHQQLHK is encoded by the coding sequence atggtTTCCCTTCGCCATCTGTGCTGGACATTCATTGGCGTTTGCACACCGGGCAGCGGCTGTTCACTTGCACTCTGCAGGAAGGGCTTCACTCAGTTACACCACCTCCTGGCCCACCAGTGTGTCCACACCAGCAAGAACCCGTTCATCTGCCCCGTGTGTTGGCAGGGCTTAACTCAGTCACACCACCTGCTGCCGCACCAGCGGATGCACACCGGGGAGAAACCGTTTTCCTGCTCCGTGTGCGGGAAGGGTTACATCCAGTCGTATCACCTGATGCTCAGCTTCCgcgtccacactggggagaagccgttCACCTGTCCCATGTGGAGCAATGACTTCTGCGATTCCTCCACCCTGCGCAAACACCAGCGCATCCACACCAAGGAGCGGCCGTTCACCTGTCcagtgtgtgggaagggcttcacccaGTCGTGCAACTTGTGGAGACACCAGCAACTTCACAAGTGA